Proteins encoded in a region of the Kosmotoga arenicorallina S304 genome:
- a CDS encoding ABC transporter ATP-binding protein, whose amino-acid sequence MALKVDELRIYYQTLRGEVKAVDGLSFQVKDGEIMGLAGESGCGKSTLNNSLILLKPPMKYNSGEVILNNHKLPIYDYEAMRSYRFKEVSIIPQYAMNALNPIKKLRQIISDLLEHHGKSFTKMKDTIEERLSLVELDKKVLDLYPIELSGGMNQRMVMVVSTLLNPSLLLADEITSALDVSSQKAVSKMIVEFRDREIVKSVIFVTHDISILYQVADSIMIMYAGKQVERASTETIVKKPLHPYTKLLISSLPEVGIKHSETPLKGIPGRPPELLNPPIGCRFKDRCPVASERCDEEPPLVEVEPGHQVACWKVGSE is encoded by the coding sequence ATGGCTTTGAAGGTAGATGAATTAAGAATATATTATCAGACCCTTCGCGGTGAGGTAAAGGCTGTAGATGGACTCAGCTTTCAGGTAAAAGATGGCGAAATAATGGGGTTAGCTGGAGAATCAGGATGTGGCAAATCCACTCTGAACAATTCGTTGATTTTGCTGAAACCGCCCATGAAATACAATTCTGGCGAGGTCATTTTGAACAATCACAAACTGCCTATATACGATTATGAAGCTATGAGATCTTATAGATTCAAAGAGGTTTCGATCATTCCCCAATATGCAATGAATGCATTGAATCCAATAAAGAAATTAAGGCAAATAATTTCCGACCTTCTTGAACACCACGGTAAAAGTTTTACGAAAATGAAGGATACTATTGAAGAAAGACTGAGCCTGGTCGAACTTGACAAAAAAGTTCTTGATCTTTATCCAATCGAATTATCCGGTGGAATGAATCAGCGAATGGTAATGGTTGTCTCGACTTTGCTGAACCCTTCGTTACTACTAGCAGATGAAATTACATCAGCCCTCGATGTTTCCTCGCAAAAGGCTGTTTCAAAAATGATTGTCGAATTCAGGGACAGGGAAATAGTGAAAAGCGTTATTTTTGTAACCCATGATATTTCAATTCTTTATCAGGTAGCAGACAGCATTATGATCATGTATGCTGGCAAACAGGTAGAAAGAGCTTCCACAGAGACAATTGTCAAAAAACCACTTCATCCATACACGAAATTGCTTATTTCCTCTTTGCCTGAGGTGGGTATCAAACATTCTGAAACACCTCTCAAAGGAATACCCGGAAGGCCGCCTGAACTTCTTAATCCTCCAATAGGTTGTAGATTTAAGGATAGATGCCCTGTTGCTTCTGAAAGGTGTGATGAAGAACCTCCATTGGTTGAAGTAGAGCCGGGTCATCAAGTAGCTTGCTGGAAGGTGGGTAGCGAATAA
- a CDS encoding OsmC family protein, which yields MQQVNMTFSDEFKGAGKNKKGAKLNIGSGSFAPYDLLLFALGSCLYSTFLDISNKMKIHWKFVDLDIVGEKRQEVPTTLKWCKLSIKVHEASNAEKARKAFELATKYCSIYYTLSKVAKIEWEMEFC from the coding sequence GTGCAGCAAGTAAACATGACCTTCAGCGATGAATTCAAAGGCGCAGGAAAAAACAAAAAAGGAGCAAAACTCAATATTGGTTCAGGGAGTTTTGCTCCTTATGACCTATTGCTTTTTGCTCTTGGATCCTGCCTGTATTCAACTTTTCTTGACATTTCAAACAAGATGAAAATTCACTGGAAATTCGTTGATCTGGATATTGTTGGTGAGAAGAGACAGGAAGTCCCAACCACTCTTAAATGGTGCAAGCTCTCTATAAAAGTTCATGAAGCTTCAAACGCTGAAAAAGCGCGAAAAGCCTTTGAACTTGCGACGAAATACTGCTCCATTTATTACACTCTGTCAAAAGTCGCTAAAATTGAGTGGGAAATGGAGTTTTGCTGA
- a CDS encoding ABC transporter permease: MGKYLRRKIIIYLLTFFFAVTIDWIIPRFMPGDPIRTLLSRAAMRTESMELLYNYYNKVFSLDLPLWKQYLNFWGSLFRGDLGTSVYLFPSPVFDVIKKAVPYDILLLVPAILLSWIAGNKFGAFAARKKKLDNTILPIWYVLTATPYMWLGILLAWFFGVVLGIFPISGAYSFSMRPSFSWEFIWDYLKHWILPFGSLFIVQFGGWAIGMRNMIIYELESEYSRYMEAMGAPAKLIRKYAFRNAVLPQITGLALQLGVIVAGALATEVVFSYPGIGYLLLQGILNGDYFLIQGCFLFIILGVLLANFFIDIIYVIVDPRVRRGMSGETA; this comes from the coding sequence GTGGGAAAATACCTGAGACGCAAAATAATCATCTATCTGCTCACTTTCTTCTTTGCGGTTACCATTGACTGGATAATCCCTCGATTCATGCCGGGCGACCCAATAAGAACCCTTCTATCAAGGGCGGCAATGAGAACAGAATCCATGGAACTTTTGTACAATTATTACAACAAGGTTTTCAGCCTGGATCTCCCGCTGTGGAAGCAGTACTTGAATTTTTGGGGCTCTCTGTTCAGAGGAGATCTCGGGACAAGTGTGTATCTTTTTCCGAGCCCCGTTTTTGATGTTATAAAGAAAGCAGTGCCATACGACATTCTTTTGCTTGTTCCGGCAATATTACTTAGCTGGATAGCAGGTAACAAGTTTGGAGCTTTCGCCGCCAGGAAAAAGAAGCTCGACAATACTATATTGCCAATATGGTATGTATTAACAGCCACCCCATATATGTGGCTTGGAATACTTCTTGCCTGGTTCTTTGGGGTAGTACTTGGCATATTTCCAATATCCGGGGCATACAGTTTTTCTATGAGACCAAGTTTTAGCTGGGAATTCATCTGGGATTATCTGAAGCATTGGATTTTACCTTTCGGCTCTCTGTTTATCGTTCAATTTGGAGGATGGGCAATCGGTATGAGAAATATGATTATCTACGAGCTGGAATCAGAGTATTCGAGGTATATGGAAGCTATGGGGGCTCCTGCGAAGCTCATAAGGAAATATGCTTTCAGGAATGCGGTGCTTCCTCAAATCACGGGATTAGCTTTACAACTCGGTGTTATTGTGGCAGGGGCACTGGCCACAGAAGTGGTTTTCTCTTATCCAGGTATTGGTTATCTACTGCTTCAAGGGATTTTAAACGGCGACTATTTTCTTATTCAGGGGTGTTTCCTTTTCATTATTCTGGGAGTCTTACTGGCAAACTTCTTTATAGATATCATTTATGTGATTGTTGACCCGAGAGTAAGACGTGGAATGAGTGGTGAGACTGCATGA
- a CDS encoding ABC transporter permease gives MKFRKSEILFFALRNTKLRIGVIIVAVFAFLAIFGPYFAKYGPQDFAGPGYNPPSSEYWFGTTTFGRDVFSQFVYGLRSTFLVGLVGGGIATFIGLFVGFLSGYKGGLADELLMMFTNIILVIPTMALLIILAAYLKYRGVFLESVFIGFTAWPWTARAVRSQTLSLKTREFVNLARITGMRSLKIIVFEILPNMLSYVFMVFILQFGGAILTAATLDFIGLGPTQGISLGLMMQQAVLWNAIQLGMWWWAIPPGVAITAIVGAMYFMNTGLDEVFNPKLREM, from the coding sequence ATGAAATTTAGGAAAAGCGAGATACTATTTTTTGCTTTGAGAAACACCAAATTGAGAATAGGAGTTATTATCGTTGCCGTGTTTGCCTTTTTGGCAATTTTCGGACCTTATTTTGCAAAGTATGGACCTCAGGACTTTGCCGGACCGGGCTATAATCCTCCTTCAAGCGAATATTGGTTTGGGACAACGACTTTTGGAAGAGATGTCTTTTCTCAATTCGTTTACGGTCTTAGATCGACTTTTCTGGTTGGACTAGTAGGAGGTGGAATAGCGACTTTCATAGGCCTTTTTGTGGGATTTCTTTCAGGTTATAAAGGTGGACTGGCAGATGAATTGCTCATGATGTTCACCAACATTATCCTAGTTATACCCACAATGGCTTTGCTGATTATTCTTGCAGCTTATTTGAAATACCGTGGTGTATTTCTGGAGAGTGTGTTCATTGGGTTTACGGCCTGGCCATGGACAGCAAGGGCCGTTCGGTCGCAAACTCTTTCATTGAAAACAAGGGAATTTGTGAACCTTGCAAGAATAACGGGCATGAGATCTTTGAAAATAATAGTCTTTGAGATACTGCCGAACATGTTATCATACGTATTTATGGTATTCATCCTGCAATTTGGAGGAGCAATTTTAACAGCTGCTACTCTTGATTTTATCGGGCTTGGTCCCACACAGGGTATCTCACTCGGTCTTATGATGCAACAAGCGGTCTTGTGGAATGCTATACAGCTGGGCATGTGGTGGTGGGCAATTCCACCCGGAGTGGCTATTACTGCTATCGTAGGAGCGATGTATTTTATGAATACAGGATTGGATGAGGTATTTAATCCAAAACTCAGGGAGATGTGA
- a CDS encoding ABC transporter substrate-binding protein yields the protein MKKGTILVLLLILGTMLLGITYKRSETLYAGGGLWAPPNNWNPITPWAAVTGTIGLIYEPLYMYDPISDEMIPWLAESGGWKDLNTYELKLRKGIRWTDGTFFNADDVKFTFELAKQIPEIHYSTIWKWLDNIEKVDDYTLLFHFTEPLYHEWTTNLYQLPIIPEHLWKDRTKEAILTGANENPIGTGAYLAETYDQDRMVYLKNATWWATELLGIEPTPKRIVYLRALSNNVALGMIIKGELDISNFFLPGVPTIKKFYGIHTWFEDVPYMLSDNTAFLFLNTTKKPMDDVQFRKAVAFAINSEEIVEKVFEKQVLPSNPLGFLPLDGWMKYYDEDVVNKYGFEYNPDIAKSMLKDAGYVDKDGDGFVEAPDGSKIELSIIVPFGWTDWMESIKIIAANLKAVGINASAEFPDFGRYQDELYGGSFDMAINNFGSYLSVTIWTFYHWLFFPISDYMGNGNFGRYDNPEVMELLDEFNRTPFDDVEAGKEIASKIEEIFLKDMPAIPLWYNGMWFQASEAAWTNWPSENGPFHYPSTWAGRWQLGGLMMLTDLKSK from the coding sequence ATGAAAAAGGGAACCATCCTCGTGCTATTGCTAATACTTGGCACAATGTTACTCGGTATAACTTACAAGAGGAGTGAAACTCTGTACGCAGGTGGAGGACTCTGGGCGCCACCGAATAACTGGAATCCTATAACCCCATGGGCTGCTGTTACCGGCACAATAGGACTCATCTATGAACCCCTTTATATGTATGATCCCATCTCTGATGAAATGATACCATGGCTTGCTGAAAGCGGTGGCTGGAAAGATCTTAACACCTATGAGTTAAAACTCAGGAAAGGAATTCGCTGGACTGATGGTACTTTCTTTAATGCCGATGATGTGAAATTCACCTTTGAACTGGCAAAGCAAATTCCCGAAATTCATTACAGCACTATCTGGAAATGGCTGGACAACATTGAAAAGGTTGATGACTACACTCTTTTATTCCACTTCACCGAACCCCTTTATCACGAGTGGACCACAAACCTTTACCAGCTGCCAATCATTCCTGAGCATCTCTGGAAAGACAGGACAAAGGAGGCAATCTTAACAGGTGCAAACGAAAACCCGATAGGAACAGGAGCATACCTTGCAGAAACCTATGACCAGGATAGAATGGTTTATTTGAAAAATGCTACCTGGTGGGCAACTGAATTGCTGGGGATTGAACCTACTCCCAAAAGAATTGTTTATTTGAGGGCACTTAGCAACAACGTTGCTTTGGGAATGATTATCAAAGGTGAACTGGACATAAGCAACTTCTTCCTGCCTGGTGTTCCTACAATTAAGAAATTTTACGGGATTCATACCTGGTTTGAAGATGTACCTTACATGTTATCTGACAATACGGCTTTCCTCTTCCTGAACACTACCAAAAAGCCGATGGATGATGTGCAATTTAGAAAAGCGGTTGCTTTCGCTATAAACTCCGAAGAAATTGTTGAGAAAGTATTTGAAAAGCAGGTACTTCCATCAAATCCACTTGGGTTCCTTCCTTTGGACGGTTGGATGAAGTATTATGATGAAGATGTGGTCAACAAATATGGATTTGAATACAATCCTGATATAGCAAAGAGCATGCTCAAAGATGCTGGCTACGTAGATAAAGATGGAGATGGATTTGTGGAAGCTCCCGACGGCTCAAAGATTGAACTTTCGATTATTGTTCCCTTCGGATGGACCGACTGGATGGAATCAATAAAGATAATCGCAGCCAATCTAAAAGCCGTAGGAATAAACGCCTCTGCTGAATTCCCGGATTTCGGAAGGTACCAGGATGAGCTTTATGGCGGCAGTTTTGATATGGCCATAAACAACTTCGGAAGTTATTTGAGTGTTACTATCTGGACATTCTACCACTGGCTATTCTTCCCCATAAGCGATTACATGGGAAATGGTAATTTTGGAAGATATGATAACCCTGAAGTTATGGAACTTCTCGATGAGTTCAACAGGACTCCTTTCGATGATGTGGAAGCTGGAAAGGAGATAGCTTCAAAAATCGAGGAGATTTTCCTGAAAGATATGCCGGCAATTCCTCTCTGGTATAATGGTATGTGGTTCCAGGCCAGCGAAGCCGCATGGACCAACTGGCCCAGTGAAAACGGGCCTTTCCATTATCCCAGTACCTGGGCTGGCAGGTGGCAGCTTGGTGGCCTTATGATGCTTACAGATCTTAAGAGCAAATAA
- a CDS encoding carbohydrate ABC transporter permease: MKQKKSKIVLSYIFLSIMLVVIIFPVYYAFTMSTFNSKEAYSFPPRFLPSTHMWENYKTAWTTVNMGRLIFNSSFISVAVAFAKITLSILAAFAFTYFGEFRGKFFFFTIILITHMLPLPIRIVPTYDLMRSFGWVNTYYALTIPFFASATGTLLFRQLFLTVPPSLSDAARIDGAGPIRFLFNVLVPLSKTNIGALFLIEFTYMWNVYLWPMIITNSNNMRVVQIGIKMLLASEAQAADWNTIMAGTIIAMLPPLLVLLLFQKTIMEGFSLKEEK, from the coding sequence GTGAAGCAAAAAAAGAGTAAAATCGTTTTATCATATATCTTTCTTTCGATTATGCTTGTGGTCATTATTTTTCCGGTTTATTACGCTTTTACAATGAGCACCTTCAATTCCAAGGAAGCGTACAGCTTTCCTCCAAGATTTTTGCCCAGCACCCACATGTGGGAAAATTATAAAACAGCCTGGACAACTGTAAACATGGGCAGGCTTATTTTCAACAGTTCCTTTATTTCTGTGGCAGTTGCATTCGCCAAAATCACGCTCTCCATATTGGCAGCTTTTGCCTTCACGTACTTTGGCGAATTCAGGGGAAAGTTCTTCTTTTTCACCATTATTCTTATAACCCACATGCTGCCATTACCCATTCGTATTGTCCCCACATATGATTTGATGAGATCCTTTGGCTGGGTCAATACTTATTACGCCCTCACAATTCCGTTTTTTGCCAGTGCAACGGGAACCCTGTTATTCAGGCAGTTGTTCCTGACAGTTCCACCTTCGCTCTCGGATGCTGCGAGAATAGATGGTGCAGGGCCAATTAGGTTCCTTTTTAACGTTCTCGTACCACTTTCAAAAACGAACATAGGAGCGCTCTTTCTCATAGAATTCACCTATATGTGGAATGTATATTTATGGCCTATGATTATCACAAATTCCAATAATATGAGAGTAGTCCAGATAGGTATCAAGATGCTGCTTGCAAGTGAAGCTCAGGCAGCAGATTGGAACACCATAATGGCGGGAACGATCATAGCCATGCTTCCGCCACTTCTGGTTCTTTTGCTTTTCCAGAAGACCATTATGGAAGGTTTTAGCTTGAAGGAAGAAAAGTGA